From Streptomyces sp. GSL17-111, one genomic window encodes:
- the cas5e gene encoding type I-E CRISPR-associated protein Cas5/CasD, whose product MSVLTLRLAGPLQSWGATARFARRTTESAPTKSGVIGLLAAAAGIDRQDEAGLRPLAALRFGVRIDQPGTRIRDFHSAHHGDTGKSMPLSERFYLADAVFVAAVEGEAQLLHRLHAALRDPVYAPFLGRRSCPPAQPVELRVREDADLHRALAAEPWQASLWYRGRHREATVRLDVLREASGGAEGEPGDVQRDQPLSFSPAQRRYALRTVVTTTVDVPHPGVPQQRHDPFEALEEESP is encoded by the coding sequence AGCGTGCTGACCCTGCGGCTCGCCGGGCCCCTCCAGTCCTGGGGGGCCACGGCCCGGTTCGCCCGCCGCACCACCGAGTCCGCCCCGACCAAGAGCGGCGTCATCGGGCTGCTCGCGGCGGCGGCCGGCATCGACCGGCAGGACGAGGCGGGGCTGCGGCCCCTGGCCGCACTCCGCTTCGGTGTCCGCATCGACCAACCCGGCACCCGCATCCGGGACTTCCACTCCGCCCACCACGGCGACACCGGCAAGTCCATGCCGCTGTCCGAGCGGTTCTACCTGGCCGACGCCGTGTTCGTCGCCGCCGTCGAGGGCGAAGCGCAGCTGCTCCACCGGCTCCACGCCGCTCTGCGCGACCCCGTCTACGCGCCGTTCCTCGGACGGCGCTCCTGCCCGCCAGCCCAGCCGGTGGAGCTGCGCGTCCGCGAGGATGCCGACCTCCACAGGGCGCTGGCCGCCGAGCCGTGGCAGGCGTCCCTCTGGTACCGGGGGCGGCATCGGGAGGCCACCGTCCGACTCGACGTCCTGCGGGAGGCGTCCGGGGGAGCGGAGGGTGAGCCGGGCGACGTGCAACGCGACCAGCCTCTCAGCTTCTCCCCGGCGCAACGCCGTTACGCCCTGCGCACCGTCGTGACGACCACCGTGGACGTCCCCCACCCGGGTGTCCCGCAGCAGCGGCACGACCCGTTCGAAGCTCTGGAAGAAGAAAGTCCCTGA
- the cas6e gene encoding type I-E CRISPR-associated protein Cas6/Cse3/CasE, with the protein MYLTRFRVNSARPGARRLLGSPQRLHAAVMSSFPGLLPSDGPGTTGTSADGPRVLWRIDHRARAEVLLYVVSPARPDLTHLVEQAGWPALADPETPGWETRPYAPFLDRLTAGSRWSFRLTANPVHTIRRTDDEPKKLTAHRTPIHQMGWLLKRQKDAGFQIVEKPATDRLLPGGTTYKSKTEHHGDQYELTVGDLRARAFDKSGRSAPSGRKSQPVTLVTVTFEGRLEVTDPALLRRTLTQGIGRAKAYGCGLLTLAPVARTA; encoded by the coding sequence ATGTACCTGACCCGCTTCCGCGTGAACTCCGCGCGACCCGGGGCCCGTCGGCTCCTCGGCTCACCCCAGAGGCTGCACGCCGCCGTCATGTCGTCCTTCCCCGGCCTGCTGCCGTCCGACGGGCCGGGCACCACCGGCACGTCGGCGGACGGCCCGCGCGTGCTGTGGCGCATCGACCACCGGGCACGGGCCGAAGTGCTGCTCTACGTCGTCAGCCCCGCCCGCCCCGACCTGACCCACCTCGTCGAGCAGGCCGGCTGGCCCGCGCTCGCCGACCCGGAGACGCCCGGATGGGAGACCCGCCCCTACGCCCCCTTCCTCGACCGGCTCACGGCTGGTAGCCGCTGGTCGTTCCGGCTCACCGCGAACCCCGTCCACACCATCCGGCGCACGGACGACGAGCCCAAGAAGCTCACTGCCCACCGCACCCCGATCCACCAGATGGGGTGGCTGCTGAAGCGCCAGAAGGACGCCGGGTTCCAGATCGTCGAGAAGCCCGCCACCGACCGGCTCCTGCCCGGCGGCACCACGTACAAGAGCAAGACCGAGCACCATGGCGACCAGTACGAACTCACCGTCGGCGACCTCCGGGCCCGCGCCTTCGACAAGTCCGGCCGCTCCGCGCCCTCCGGCCGAAAGTCCCAGCCCGTCACCCTGGTCACCGTCACCTTCGAGGGCCGGCTGGAGGTCACCGACCCCGCTCTGCTGCGCCGCACCCTCACCCAGGGCATCGGACGCGCCAAGGCGTACGGCTGCGGCCTCCTGACCCTCGCACCCGTCGCCCGGACGGCATGA
- the cas1e gene encoding type I-E CRISPR-associated endonuclease Cas1e, whose translation MTTVSRRPALTPRHLSRAGDRTSFVYLERCVVHRDANAITAEDADGTTHIPSATIGTLLLGPGTRVTHQAMSVLGETGAAVCWVGEQGARYYAGGRALTRSSALMVAQARQWANPRSRLAVARAMYRLRFPDEDPTGLTRQELLGREGRRVKDHYKAEARRTGVPWRGRRYTPGDFASGDAVNQAITAAAQSMYGIAHAVVTSLGCSPALGFIHSGHELSFVLDIADLYKTEVGIPLAFDVAAEGDEDVASRTRRALRDRIAETGLLDRCVNDIKRLLIPGATSAEGVGDDADVVRLHSDGGQEVAAGRNYGGGDDDVPEAMTW comes from the coding sequence ATGACGACCGTCTCCCGCCGCCCGGCCCTCACCCCGCGTCACCTCAGCCGGGCGGGCGACCGCACCTCGTTCGTCTACCTGGAGCGCTGCGTCGTCCACCGCGACGCCAACGCCATCACGGCGGAGGACGCGGACGGCACCACCCACATCCCGTCCGCCACCATCGGCACCCTCCTCCTCGGCCCCGGCACCCGCGTCACCCACCAGGCGATGAGCGTCCTCGGCGAGACGGGCGCCGCCGTCTGCTGGGTCGGCGAACAAGGCGCGCGCTACTACGCGGGCGGACGCGCCCTCACCCGCTCCTCGGCCCTCATGGTGGCCCAGGCCCGCCAATGGGCCAACCCCCGAAGCCGACTCGCCGTCGCCCGAGCCATGTACCGGCTGCGCTTCCCCGACGAGGACCCCACCGGCCTCACCCGACAGGAACTCCTCGGCCGGGAGGGGCGGCGCGTCAAGGACCACTACAAGGCGGAGGCCCGGCGCACGGGTGTGCCGTGGCGCGGGCGCCGCTACACCCCTGGCGACTTCGCCAGCGGCGACGCCGTCAACCAGGCGATCACGGCGGCGGCGCAGTCCATGTACGGCATCGCGCACGCCGTCGTCACCTCCCTCGGGTGCAGCCCGGCGCTCGGCTTCATCCACAGTGGCCACGAGCTGTCGTTCGTGCTCGACATCGCCGACCTCTACAAGACCGAGGTCGGCATCCCCCTCGCCTTCGACGTCGCCGCCGAAGGCGACGAGGACGTCGCCTCGCGCACGCGCCGCGCCCTGCGCGACCGCATCGCCGAGACGGGGCTGCTGGACCGCTGCGTCAACGACATCAAGCGGCTCCTGATCCCAGGCGCCACGTCCGCCGAGGGCGTCGGCGACGACGCGGACGTCGTCCGGCTCCACAGCGACGGCGGCCAGGAGGTCGCCGCCGGACGGAACTACGGAGGCGGGGACGACGATGTCCCGGAGGCGATGACCTGGTGA
- the cas2e gene encoding type I-E CRISPR-associated endoribonuclease Cas2e translates to MTVIVLTNCPVGLRGFLTRWLLEISAGVFIGNPSARVRDVLWNEVQQYAGQGRALLAHTTDNEQGFTFRTHDHAWHPVDHEGVTLIHRPKAKPLDPAPTTTPRRGWSTASKRRRFGNR, encoded by the coding sequence GTGACCGTGATCGTCCTGACCAACTGCCCGGTGGGCCTGCGCGGATTCCTCACGCGCTGGCTCCTCGAAATCTCCGCCGGGGTCTTCATCGGCAACCCCTCCGCCCGCGTCCGGGACGTGCTGTGGAACGAGGTCCAGCAGTACGCCGGACAAGGCCGCGCCCTGCTCGCCCACACCACCGACAACGAGCAGGGCTTCACCTTCCGCACCCACGACCACGCCTGGCACCCCGTCGACCACGAGGGCGTCACCCTCATCCACCGCCCGAAGGCCAAGCCCCTCGACCCCGCACCGACCACCACCCCTCGACGCGGCTGGAGCACCGCCTCCAAACGCCGCCGCTTCGGCAACCGATGA
- a CDS encoding glycoside hydrolase family 15 protein: protein MTFTAIADYGMLADGSSAALVDRRGSVDWLCLPRFDSPALFARLLGEDAGHWSVTPTGAFDVRRRYVPGTLVLETTFTTAGGTACLRDALAVPEGQRGHDLGLRPPHELLRAVEGLDGEVEFDVEFVPRPEYGLVRPLLRVDGRGARTFGGPNPCALRSPVALRDGRGAARARLRVRAGERLGFSLLWAPPEEVPPEPTAPEAVGERIADTVEAWRSWEADHDIYHGPHRDTVRLSARVLKGLTYRPTGAVVAAPTTSLPEAVGGERNWDYRYAWIRDASLTLEALYLGSCPDEAVDFVSFMTSAAGGGADVDSSLQIMYGVGGEHDLSERELGHLTGWRGSRPVRVGNGAWDQTQLDVYGELLNALYLYRDRLGELHPEVQRFAAGLADAAARRWEEPDAGMWEMRGPALHHVSSKVLCWVALDRAVRLAPELGGYARTAAWSAARDRVHAAVLERGWSERRRAFTQSFDSEELDAAVLLMPLYGFLPPTDGRVRSTVEAVERGLTEDGLVLRYRVADEGSADGLAGGEGTFALCSFWLVSALAMAGEPDRAQELFDRVAGCANDLGLLAEEIDPRTGELLGNFPQAFSHVGLINAAAAIDRARGVL, encoded by the coding sequence GTGACCTTCACCGCGATCGCCGACTACGGGATGCTCGCCGACGGCAGCTCCGCCGCTCTCGTCGACCGGCGCGGCTCCGTGGACTGGCTGTGCCTGCCGCGCTTCGACAGCCCCGCCCTGTTCGCCCGGCTGCTGGGCGAGGACGCGGGGCACTGGTCGGTGACGCCGACGGGGGCGTTCGACGTCCGGCGGCGGTACGTGCCGGGGACGCTGGTCCTGGAGACGACGTTCACGACGGCGGGCGGCACGGCGTGCCTGCGGGACGCGCTGGCCGTGCCCGAGGGGCAGCGGGGGCACGACCTGGGGCTGCGGCCGCCGCACGAGCTGTTGCGCGCGGTGGAGGGGCTGGACGGGGAGGTGGAGTTCGACGTCGAGTTCGTGCCCCGCCCGGAGTACGGGTTGGTGCGGCCGTTGCTGCGGGTGGACGGGCGCGGGGCGCGGACGTTCGGCGGTCCGAATCCGTGCGCGTTGCGCTCGCCTGTGGCGTTGCGGGACGGTCGCGGCGCGGCGCGGGCCCGGTTGCGGGTCCGGGCGGGGGAGCGGCTCGGGTTCTCGCTGCTGTGGGCGCCGCCCGAGGAGGTGCCGCCGGAGCCGACGGCGCCGGAGGCGGTGGGGGAGCGGATCGCGGACACGGTGGAGGCGTGGCGTTCGTGGGAGGCGGATCACGACATCTACCACGGCCCGCACCGCGACACCGTCCGGTTGTCGGCCCGGGTGCTGAAGGGGCTGACGTACCGGCCGACGGGGGCGGTCGTGGCCGCGCCGACGACGTCGCTGCCCGAGGCGGTGGGCGGGGAGCGGAACTGGGACTACCGGTACGCCTGGATCAGGGACGCCAGCCTCACGCTGGAGGCGCTGTATCTGGGGTCCTGCCCGGACGAGGCCGTGGACTTCGTCTCCTTCATGACGAGCGCGGCCGGGGGCGGTGCCGACGTCGACTCCTCGCTGCAGATCATGTACGGGGTCGGTGGGGAGCACGACCTGTCCGAGCGTGAGCTCGGCCATCTCACCGGCTGGCGGGGTTCGCGTCCGGTGCGGGTGGGGAACGGGGCGTGGGACCAGACGCAGCTGGACGTCTACGGGGAGTTGCTCAACGCGCTGTACCTGTACCGGGATCGGCTCGGGGAGCTGCATCCGGAGGTGCAGCGGTTCGCGGCCGGGTTGGCGGACGCGGCGGCGCGGCGGTGGGAGGAGCCGGACGCCGGGATGTGGGAGATGCGGGGGCCGGCGTTGCACCACGTGTCGTCGAAGGTGCTGTGCTGGGTGGCGTTGGACCGGGCGGTGCGGCTCGCGCCGGAGCTGGGCGGGTACGCGCGGACGGCCGCCTGGAGTGCCGCGCGGGACCGCGTCCACGCGGCGGTGCTGGAGCGGGGGTGGAGCGAGCGGCGGCGGGCGTTCACGCAGTCCTTCGACTCCGAGGAGCTGGACGCGGCCGTGCTGCTGATGCCGTTGTACGGGTTCCTGCCGCCGACGGACGGGCGGGTGCGGTCCACGGTGGAGGCGGTGGAACGCGGGCTGACGGAGGACGGGCTGGTGTTGCGGTACCGCGTCGCCGACGAGGGGAGCGCGGACGGGCTCGCCGGTGGTGAGGGGACGTTCGCGCTGTGCTCGTTCTGGCTCGTCTCCGCGCTGGCGATGGCGGGGGAGCCGGACCGTGCGCAGGAGTTGTTCGACCGGGTCGCGGGGTGTGCGAACGATCTGGGGCTCCTGGCGGAGGAGATCGATCCGCGCACGGGTGAGCTGTTGGGGAACTTTCCGCAGGCGTTCAGCCATGTCGGGCTGATCAACGCGGCGGCGGCCATCGACCGGGCGCGCGGCGTCCTGTAG
- a CDS encoding carbohydrate-binding module family 20 domain-containing protein, producing the protein MPAPQVQAAPPGAKDVTAVMFSWKFDSVARACTDSLGPAGYGYVQVSPPQEHIQGPQWWTSYQPVSYKIAGRLGNRDQFRNMIDTCHAAGVKVVADAVINHMSAGSGTGTGGSPYTKYDYPQAPYSDGDFNDCRNDSIDYRDRYQVQYCELVGLSDLRTGKEYVRQRIADYLNDLLSLGVDGFRVDAVKHIPADDLSAIKSKLSDPNVYWKQEAIHGAGEAVDPAEYLGTGDVQEFRYARDLKRMFQSERLAHLENFGESWGYMNGGQSAVFVANHDTERVGDTLTYKDGADYTLAHVFMLAWPYGSPDVHSGYEFAAKDDGPPGGGTVNACYQDGWKCQHDWREISSMVGLRNTAHGQGVTNWWDNGNDAIAFGRGDAAYVAINHEGSALTRTFQTSLPSGDYCDVQSGDTVSVNGSGQFTSTLESNTALALHTGARECGDDGGTETPDGTGASFSVDATTQWGQDVHVAGDCAALGGWNTADAPKLDPAAYPVWKLDVDLPAGTTCAYKYIRKDSGGGVTWESGDNRSLTVPADGRVTLDDTWRA; encoded by the coding sequence TTGCCCGCTCCCCAGGTCCAGGCGGCGCCGCCCGGCGCCAAGGACGTCACGGCGGTGATGTTCTCCTGGAAGTTCGACTCCGTCGCCCGGGCCTGCACGGACTCCCTGGGCCCGGCCGGGTACGGCTACGTCCAGGTCTCGCCGCCCCAGGAGCACATCCAGGGCCCGCAGTGGTGGACGTCCTACCAGCCGGTCAGCTACAAGATCGCCGGACGTCTCGGTAACCGCGACCAGTTCCGCAACATGATCGACACCTGCCACGCGGCGGGGGTGAAGGTCGTCGCCGACGCCGTCATCAACCACATGAGCGCCGGGAGCGGCACCGGCACCGGCGGGTCGCCGTACACGAAGTACGACTACCCGCAGGCGCCCTACAGCGACGGCGACTTCAACGACTGCCGCAACGACTCCATCGACTACCGCGACCGCTACCAGGTGCAGTACTGCGAGCTGGTGGGCCTGTCGGACCTGCGGACGGGCAAGGAGTACGTCCGCCAGCGCATCGCCGACTACCTCAACGACCTGCTGTCGCTGGGCGTGGACGGCTTCCGCGTCGACGCGGTCAAGCACATACCGGCCGACGACCTCTCGGCGATCAAGTCCAAGCTCTCCGACCCGAACGTGTACTGGAAGCAGGAGGCCATCCACGGCGCCGGCGAGGCCGTCGACCCGGCGGAGTACCTCGGTACGGGCGACGTGCAGGAGTTCCGGTACGCGCGCGACCTCAAGCGCATGTTCCAGAGCGAACGCCTCGCCCACCTGGAGAACTTCGGTGAGAGCTGGGGGTACATGAACGGCGGGCAGTCCGCCGTGTTCGTGGCCAACCACGACACCGAGCGCGTCGGCGACACCCTCACCTACAAGGACGGCGCCGACTACACGCTCGCCCACGTCTTCATGCTGGCCTGGCCGTACGGCTCGCCGGACGTCCACTCGGGGTACGAGTTCGCGGCCAAGGACGACGGCCCGCCCGGGGGCGGCACGGTGAACGCCTGCTACCAGGACGGGTGGAAGTGCCAGCACGACTGGCGCGAGATCTCCTCGATGGTCGGACTGCGCAACACCGCGCACGGGCAGGGCGTCACGAACTGGTGGGACAACGGCAACGACGCCATCGCCTTCGGGCGCGGCGACGCCGCCTACGTCGCCATCAACCACGAGGGGTCCGCGCTGACCCGCACCTTCCAGACGTCGCTGCCCTCGGGCGACTACTGCGACGTGCAGAGCGGCGACACCGTGTCGGTGAACGGCTCCGGGCAGTTCACCTCGACGCTGGAGTCGAACACGGCCCTCGCCCTGCACACCGGTGCCCGCGAGTGCGGTGACGACGGCGGCACCGAGACGCCGGACGGCACCGGGGCCTCGTTCTCCGTCGACGCCACCACGCAGTGGGGGCAGGACGTCCACGTCGCCGGGGACTGCGCCGCTCTCGGCGGCTGGAACACGGCCGACGCGCCGAAGCTCGACCCGGCCGCCTACCCGGTGTGGAAGCTCGACGTCGACCTGCCCGCCGGGACGACCTGCGCCTACAAGTACATCCGCAAGGACTCCGGCGGCGGGGTGACGTGGGAGAGCGGGGACAACCGCTCCCTCACCGTGCCCGCCGATGGCCGCGTCACGCTCGACGACACCTGGCGCGCCTGA